AGGGGAAACATGCAACGTCTTCCCATTCGCCTACGCGGGGCACGGGTTCTTGGCGTTCGGGACTATGAGCAAGTCGCAAATGGACAAAATAATCACATTCGGCCGGATCTGAAGCCTGACCTTCCTCGGCACGATTGAGGTCGTTGAAGCCGTTCGGGACGATGCGCGTAGTACGCCCCAGGGTACGAGAGAGTTCGCCAAACAGGCCGGATGAGGGCTTCAAAGGCACCTTGGTGGAATCGATCGAGTCTTTGTTGATAGGTGAAGGATCGGTGATGGGAACCACAGGCGGGAAAGGCCTTGGCAGCATTCCGTCAAATCCACTCTCGACTAGAAGAGGCTCTACGCCAGAGGGGACGAGGTAACTTCCTGGGAACCTGTACCATTCCGCACCCCAGCAGACACGGAGTCCAAATTGACGCACGGGAGACAAGTCGATCGGAATGTCCTCGTCGTACTTGCTGGAATGCTGCTTGACAATCGATTCGGGGAGTAAACCCGTAGTGTTTAACAGACGTGGAAGCTCCTCGTATTGGAAATGGAAGGCGATGTCGAGCGGAGCATGGTAATACTTGAAGAGTGCAATAATTCGAGAAATGGAGAGAAGGCAAGTAAGAACTACAGTGAATAGGGTAGTCAGTCGGAAAAGATTGGTGTTGGCCGCCTGATATGCCAATGTTAGCTGAGAGCGTGTAGTGCACAATATTTACTTACTCTGTATGGAGAGTTTGTCACTTTTATGAATGTCGTCTCCATCCAACCACGCACGAGGTACAAAGTCACAGCGGCATTGAAACAAACCAATGGATACGCAGGATAAAGGAACCTCTCTTCCTTGTGCGCTTGTAAAGTCAAGGTAATAAACCATAAGTAAAATGGCGCTAGCCTGACAGCGAGAAGCGTATATGGCGAACTAGTCTGATTGGCCGGACCTCGAGCCCCACCCAAGCGCTTAGAGTCGAACCTCCTGGTGATAAGCAACGCAGGAAGCGATCCGAGCGCCAGTGGAGCAAGGATATTAAAGTTGAGGATAAGGTTGAGGATGTAATAATACCAGGGTTCCGTTCCGTAGAGGTTGGGACCTCGTCCAGAGGAGCTTCCGAAAATATTATAACGGATAATGTTCCAAGGGGTGAGGGTGAATTGACCATATGCGTATGTGTCAATCAGAGCCACTGGGATCTACAAGGAGTCCTTTAAGTGAAATTAATTGAAAGAGGAACGTGGTTGCTTACAAAAATGCTAGCGGCCACTGCGCCACTTCCGAACAAATATTTCCACCTATTTTCAATCCATTTGGGGAGAGAAGACTCGGGGACAATGTCACCACCGTATACAGTAAGCTCCTCAATCACAAATGGCACGGCCAAAAGCAAGGAGAACGGCCACCCAACAATTGCGCCAGTAGCAAAAAGCAGCGTGGCTGCAAACGTCCTCTGTACTCGGGATGAAGATGGAGGAGCAAATGCAAACGAGGCTGCAGCGGTGACGGCATACATAGCAAAAGTCGAAGGCAAGAACGCTAAGGTAGTAGGTGTCAATGGAAGTGGGAGCAATATAAGGAAAAGCCTTCACGTACCAGTCGAGGCGTTCCACATTCCGGCATTAAACATAAGGATAAATAACATATACCTTGCGACACGGTCGTTCACATGTTCAGCGACAGTAGTGAATAGTCTAGCCTCGCAAAACGAGGTAACAAATGCAAAGATCATGCGTAATCCGAAGAATGTATGTCGCTGATACCATGTTCTGAGCCGTGTCAATTTACAAGGGCGGGGACACTTACCTTGTCAAACGAAGCGAGCCATATGGGGAACTTGGCCGGGAACAAGTGTAAGAGAATATAGGCCCAGCTACGCACGGCATAGGCGGGCGATGTCTCCCACGTCTGAAATCCGTGACCTTGGTCAAGGTAATGCAATGGTTCCCAAAAGTTGAAAACTATTCCGGCATGAGATATGTTTTGTGTATCGAGATACTCGCAATCTAAGCCCACCTTCATCGCAATCTTGAATATTTGACCAAGTCGCAGCGCATACTCGAACGAGCACAAGCATACGAAAAGCAGTAGATAGGCCAGGGCACCATGGAGCCCGTGCCGTCCTATTAAATACGAGGCGTGTGAACAGAGCCCCAGACCACGTATACCAACAGTTACCTGCGAAGTTGGTCTTGCAGCAATCCAGTATGCCTGGCTTTCCTCGCAGTCGCCGGCGTTTCGGCCGTGCTTGTCGGTTTACGAAGGCGTATGCCTTCCGTCCCAGGCGGCAGATTCATCTCGACAGTAGAACAAGAGGCAAGCTAGAATGTAGCCTGCTGAGACCAAATTTATACCAAGACTCACGACCGTGCACGTTAGGACAGGCGTGAGCAAGTCGTTATGTGGGACTTTTGCACGTGGTCTCAGCGCTTGCTGCCACCTGGCAATTATTGTGGCGCGTGGCTAGTTGTAATTCTATTTTTGCCTCCGTCTACCTTCTTCCTACAATAAGAGTAACCTTAACTTTTGGTGTCACTTGGTTGCCCATCCAGAACCCTGAACAACTCTCCATCGTATACAGGACTGATCCTGATGTCTTGCTTTTGTTGCACGCCCACTCGTGACAAATAATCCAAAGCCTTCTGTGCGGATGGCCACACCGTCCCTACATCTTCACATGCCACCCTTCTCCCAATAATGTCCCATACTGTTTTTAACAGAAATTTAGATTGATTTGCATGTGTAATAATATACACCCACCGTCGTGTGGAATCTCATGCCCAAATCCAAAGAGGCATGTTCTGTGTGCATTCAAACGAACTGCTGCATCGATCGCATCCTACAAAAGTTCAGTCACCGCCAACTCTATGCCACTCTTAAAACCTCTACCTTGACCCCAAAATGTGCAGTTAAGCTCCTTAAAGTTAAGCAGTCCACAGCAAAGAGCTGGTACGGGTACGGACCCAGCCCTCCGCACGCCTCGATTACATCCCATGTGTTATCTGGGATATTTGAAACATCTGACATATATACCATGATACTCCCGAAAATAAAACCAAAGCACAAGTACGGCTCGGGAATGGGCGAAACGCTGGTGTCAAGCAAAAGTGAATGCTGTGGTATTGGTAAGTTACCGTGGTGCACATCGATAGGAGTAATGTCGAAGTCTACACCATCTAGCCGGAGCGGCCGATTGCTTTCTATGATGTGCCATTTAAATTGAGGTATCTAGGAGCAGATCAGGCAGTGTTCGTCTGTATAACTGCGCCAACTTACATGGCCACTTCCTGTTGCAAAGTCTTTTGAGACCAGGTAAGGAAATCCTCTCTTGACATCTACAAATTCAAAGTATATGTCAGCATTGTATGTACATACATGCGTCGGTAGCCCCTAGAACTCACCGTTCATAGTCGCCTCAGATAGGTAAACATCGATATAATCTTGTATACGGTTCTCTCCCAATGTCCAGCCTGTATGAGATAAGCTACGTGGTCAGGCAAGTTAAACTGGGCTCACATCTTAAGTCGTCCAGTCCATTAATAGCTTTCATGGGGCATCCAGTTTGAATCAGCTTTAAAATCAACATATTTGTTGAGCCCACCGTCTGCGTGCCCATGTGTCAATAATACAGCATCAATTTGGCGTAGATCGTGTCGAGGAAACAGTTCGAGTGCGGCACTTAAAAACGTTTTGCCTACGTCAATCACAATCACGCGCTCAACACCTGTTGTACTACGCGTCCTAACGATCGCGCCCGTATTGCGTCGTTTGTTCTTCCACCCGGAAGGTTGCGAGGCAGATCCGCATGTCTGGAGCACAAATGTACAGGAATATCAATGGAGCAGTTATCGTTAAAAGACTAGATAGTGCCTGCCTCGCATGTTACTGGTTTTGATGTCAAGCACGTAATGTTTGGAAGCCCGGACGAGCAGCCTGTGCCGTGGAAGATAAGCTCGAATCTGTTCTGAGAGCTCATGCTGGTAGTACAGTGCCATACACCACCCAGATCGGGCCGCTTATATGGAACTTAATAAAAGGGAATATGAAAGGGAATACGAACGCAAATTCGTACTGGAATTCGGATGTTCACTATTGGCATCAATCAAGCAATATGCTTCTCTTAAATGATTCGTAAGCGGTTGATAAGACAGGCGCGTATATATGACGACCAGACAAGTCCTTTCTTATTCTGGTACTCACGATATTCTAATTAAGCTACTGGGCCTTGGGCCGGCGCGTGATGAATAAAGACgcgaatatatgcatacatgatAAGGGGAAAGGAGATGCGCGTACGATCCAGACCGGTAGACGCATGGGGTGGGAGCCGGAGAGGCGGTACGCCGAACCGGGGTGCCACCGGGGCCGagccaccgagcgagctgggtgggcggccaaaCCGGATCGTATGCGTGTAGAGAAGGCGCGGGCGGGTGGGAACAGATGAAGAGAAAGGGGGGAAAGATGGACTGGAAAAGCTCTGCAGCGAGCACGTTGTGCTCGCCGAACGTAGAATGAAAGAGGCAGAGTGAGCGGtgtaagcgccgagagcAGGGTGcaacaaacaagacacaAATATGAGGTGCTATTACAGTAGTAAAGGCGACCCGCAACGGCCTGGTCGGcccagtataagttttgcgTCCTTCACAAGCTCCGTCGCAAAACTGCACACTGGGCCTTGGGCCGGCGCGTGATGAATAAAGACgcgaatatatgcatacatgatAAGGGGAAAGGAGATGCGCGTACGATCCAGACCGGTAGACGCATGGGGTGGGAGCCGGAGAGGCGGTACGCCGAACCGGGGTGCCACCGGGGCCGagccaccgagcgagctCACCCAAAGAGCGTGAGCGGGAGGACGAAGCGGGAGGAGCGGGAGCGAGGACGAAGGGAGCGAGTGGCGGAAGGCGCGTCTGCGCTCGAACGCATCGCGTGCGGGCGGGCGCAGCACCCCAATGCGTCGCCTGCAGACCACAAGGACAGTACTTCGCTAACATCGGCGGTGCCGTGCCGCAACTGGCATGGGCTGGTGGTCCGCGGATACTCGCGGGGACCCGGAAATGTCTTTTGCGTAAATATTGATGATTTTGTCCATGCTGCGCCAGTACCTTAGGAACGCGTCCGAAGACCATCGACCCATCTTCTTGACAACATCGCTAGGTACGCCAGCGGTAAGATATGCGTGCGTCCCGCCGATCCTGAATGAGTGACCAAAAACGCTCGGGTGGCCTTCTGTGATCCAGACCTCGTTACAGCGTACCAGGAAGTCCTCTCGCGTAAGGCAACGGATGCTACCGTCGCGGGTTGAGTATGCGAAGATGTGATGTGAGCCGGGGATAGAAGCGTTGGCGCGCAAGTGGGCGACCATGGCCGTGATTGGCGACAAGCCGTCTCGCTGGCTTGCTAGGTGAACGTGTTCGCCGGTGATTTGGTGTGTCTTGGTTCGGGGGAGGTGCAGAGTCATGCTTGCTGATGGGTCCTGTAACCGCGGTGAAGGAGGTAACGAGATTGAGGACCGGGAGGGGGTAGCAAGCGGGTCGTGGCGGAGGCGGGATGATCCAAGTAGTTCTCCCAAGCGGCATTGGCCCCAAAATGCGGTTAAAGCTGCCGCGAAGACCGCAATGTCGAATGGAGACTGCATAGAGAGGTGTGCGCGTAGTTTATGTAGCATAGCAATAGATATCGGGGGTCTCGGTGTGCGACGTGAGGAATGCGGGGCTAAGTTTGCGACTCCCTTTACAACGTGCGAAAGTAGATAGCCCCCATTCCAGTCCATACCGTGTAGACGATGCCACGCTTTGAGGGCGGCTACGGCTGCGTTTGCGGTGCTGCCGGATTTTTCTCCGGTAAAAGAACCGATGAATGCGCACAGCACCTGTTCGTCGGCTGGGAACATCGCGGTTTCCTCCACACGCTCGGCCTTGCAAAACGATTGGAATTGGCTTATGAACGAGCCGTAGTTCTTCTGCGTGCGCTTGGCAAGCCCGTTGTCCAATGCCATCTTCAACTTCATGGATGTTGACGCTGAAAAGCGTGCGTGCGAACCAGAGACGGCAGGCGTGAGTGAGTAGGGGGCGAATCGCGGCACGGACAGTGACTTGGAGTGTCCTTGTGAGCGGCGGGATGTGCTGggggaggaggagggcgctgtGGGATGCGATCTGCCAACTCCTGTGCGGGTATGATGGGAAGGGGATTTAGTTGCATCAGGGTAGAGCAGTTCTAACCTCAACGCAGCTTGGGTGTGTGCAATTGATTCGAACACGGACATAGATGAGAGGGGATGGGACAGAGGGATAATGCTCCACGTGATCTGCCAACACGCCGCGCTGAAGGTTGGTGCGGAAGTGGGGAAAAAAcaaaatatatatataatgGGTAAATGTATACACAACTACAGAGGATTATTGGTCACGAAAACAAAAGTCCACGCGCTAAGAAAGATGCTAAATGCTCAGGCATTGGTATCGCCCACGAACAACTCTTCATGCCGGGAATTGGCATGCCGCGCGAGGGTGGGTCGGCCGGGTTATCATCCGAGGCAATATATGAGGTTTGGATTCGCAGGCCAAACAGGGATGAACGCGCAAAGATACGCTTGATTGCGTTGTTCTGTTCTAGGTTGCGCGACCTGCCAGCCGCCATAGCAAACACAACGCCTTGATTATCTGAGCGGAAATGCAGGAGAGAGTCTCGCAGGCCGTATGCAATTGCTGCCTCAAGTGTCATCTCCAATGCTGATATCTCGGCCCATCCAATGTCGCGACCGCCGGACTTCCACCCTTGCAACAGACGCCATGCGGCCCAGTGGTTGTCCACAATGATGGCAATGCCGAAGGACGTAGAGGCATCCATAAAAAATTCCGACGGGAACGCAGTGGGTGGTGGGGAAATATTGCGTGTACAGGACGCGGAAGCAAGTCTGTTCTGCCACCAAAGTGCGTCGTGGACCGCGTAGGTTGGTTTGGGGCGTGATACAAAACGGGAGGCATGTTTGTGCGGGAATGCAGCGCTGAATCGGATAAGACCTGCCAGCCATGCTCTGCCTTCGACAACCACATTTGTGCAGTGAACAAGAGACCCGATCAGTTGTTGCGTGAGTTTTAGGGACACTCTGT
The Rhizoctonia solani chromosome 8, complete sequence DNA segment above includes these coding regions:
- a CDS encoding glycosyltransferase family 22 protein; amino-acid sequence: MNLPPGTEGIRLRKPTSTAETPATARKARHTGLLQDQLRRTARAPWCPGLSTAFRMLVLVRVCAATWSNIQDCDEVFNFWEPLHYLDQGHGFQTWETSPAYAVRSWAYILLHLFPAKFPIWLASFDKRHTFFGLRMIFAFVTSFCEARLFTTVAEHVNDRVARYMLFILMFNAGMWNASTAFLPSTFAMYAVTAAASFAFAPPSSSRVQRTFAATLLFATGAIVGWPFSLLLAVPFVIEELTVYGGDIVPESSLPKWIENRWKYLFGSGAVAASIFIPVALIDTYAYGQFTLTPWNIIRYNIFGSSSGRGPNLYGTEPWYYYILNLILNFNILAPLALGSLPALLITRRFDSKRLGGARGPANQTSSPYTLLAVRLAPFYLWFITLTLQAHKEERFLYPAYPLVCFNAAVTLYLVRGWMETTFIKVTNSPYRAANTNLFRLTTLFTVVLTCLLSISRIIALFKYYHAPLDIAFHFQYEELPRLLNTTGLLPESIVKQHSSKYDEDIPIDLSPVRQFGLRVCWGAEWYRFPGSYLVPSGVEPLLVESGFDGMLPRPFPPVVPITDPSPINKDSIDSTKVPLKPSSGLFGELSRTLGRTTRIVPNGFNDLNRAEEGQASDPAECDYFVHLRLAHSPERQEPVPRVGEWEDVACFPFLDAQRSNILSRVFWVPGSLWQKGNTFGEYCLLRGKERAHIRERETKWSKTN
- a CDS encoding Reverse transcriptase (RNA-dependent DNA polymerase) domain-containing protein, giving the protein MSVFESIAHTQAALRLELLYPDATKSPSHHTRTGVGRSHPTAPSSSPSTSRRSQGHSKSLSVPRFAPYSLTPAVSGSHARFSASTSMKLKMALDNGLAKRTQKNYGSFISQFQSFCKAERVEETAMFPADEQVLCAFIGSFTGEKSGSTANAAVAALKAWHRLHGMDWNGGYLLSHVVKGVANLAPHSSRRTPRPPISIAMLHKLRAHLSMQSPFDIAVFAAALTAFWGQCRLGELLGSSRLRHDPLATPSRSSISLPPSPRLQDPSASMTLHLPRTKTHQITGEHVHLASQRDGLSPITAMVAHLRANASIPGSHHIFAYSTRDGSIRCLTREDFLVRCNEVWITEGHPSVFGHSFRIGGTHAYLTAGVPSDVVKKMGRWSSDAFLRYWRSMDKIINIYAKDISGSPRVSADHQPMPATHWGAAPARTRCVRAQTRLPPLAPFVLAPAPPASSSRSRSLGELARWLGPGGTPVRRTASPAPTPCVYRSGSYAHLLSPYHTCGSASQPSGWKNKRRNTGAIVRTRSTTGVERVIVIDVGKTFLSAALELFPRHDLRQIDAVLLTHGHADAINGLDDLRCWTLGENRIQDYIDVYLSEATMNDVKRGFPYLVSKDFATGSGHIPQFKWHIIESNRPLRLDGVDFDITPIDVHHGNLPIPQHSLLLDTSVSPIPEPYLCFGFIFGSIMVYMSDVSNIPDNTWDVIEACGGLGPYPYQLFAVDCLTLRSLTAHFGVKDAIDAAVRLNAHRTCLFGFGHEIPHDVWDIIGRRVACEDVGTVWPSAQKALDYLSRVGVQQKQDIRISPVYDGELFRVLDGQPSDTKS